A single window of Triplophysa rosa linkage group LG2, Trosa_1v2, whole genome shotgun sequence DNA harbors:
- the ube2g1a gene encoding ubiquitin-conjugating enzyme E2 G1a codes for MTEPQSALLLRRQLAELNKNPVEGFSAGLIDDNDLYRWEVLIIGPPDTLYEGGVFKAHLTFPKDYPLRPPKMKFITEIWHPNVDKNGDVCISILHEPGEDKYGYEKPEERWLPIHTVETIMISVISMLADPNGDSPANVDAAKEWREDRHGEFKRKVARCVRKSQETAFE; via the exons AATTGAACAAAAATCCCGTGGAAGGATTCTCCGCTGGTTTGATAGATGATAATGACCTCTACAGGTGGGAAGTGCTAATAATCGGTCCTCCTGATACACTCTA TGAGGGTGGTGTCTTTAAAGCTCATCTAACGTTTCCCAAAGACTATCCTCTCAGGCCTCCTAAAATGAAGTTCATAACGGAAATTTGGCATCCAAATG TTGACAAGAACGGTGACGTTTGTATTTCAATATTACACGAACCGGGTGAGGATAAATACGGCTATGAGAAACCAGAGGAACGCTGGCTACCCATTCACACTGTAGAGACCATCATGATTAGCGTCATCTCTATGCTAGCAGACCCTAACGGAGACTCTCCTGCCAACGTTGATGCAGCA aaAGAGTGGAGGGAAGACAGACATGGTGAATTCAAAAGAAAAGTTGCCCGCTGTGTAAGAAAGAGCCAAGAAACAGCCTTCGAGTGA